The Miltoncostaea oceani genome includes a region encoding these proteins:
- a CDS encoding multicopper oxidase domain-containing protein, whose product MANRRFTRRQAIMGAAPVIAAIPMAGLAAAPALSGASGPPAGTGGDAHVAMGHASMVGDAVPAPGGPGDLDALLTPPPALPHQPGRVRRYTLAALDRDIEIASGVTFPAWTYNGTVPGPVIRATEDDILEVEFTNAGAHPHTIHFHGIHPSNMDGVFEIVAPGESFTYRFPARPYGMQLYHCHTPPLKKHIHKGLYGAFIIDPPEPRHPAREIVLVMNGFDTDGDGENNFYTVNGKAFYYAKYPIRARRSETLRIYLANLTEFDLINSFHLHGEFFRYYRTGSTDQFEYTDTVMQCQGERGIIEIDWHNAGRFMFHAHQSEFTDLGWMGFFDVSDD is encoded by the coding sequence ATGGCTAACAGACGGTTCACCAGGCGGCAGGCGATCATGGGCGCGGCCCCGGTCATCGCGGCGATCCCGATGGCGGGGCTGGCGGCGGCGCCGGCCCTCAGCGGCGCGTCGGGGCCACCCGCGGGCACGGGCGGCGACGCGCACGTCGCGATGGGTCACGCCTCGATGGTGGGCGACGCGGTCCCCGCCCCGGGGGGCCCGGGCGACCTCGACGCCCTCCTCACACCGCCGCCGGCCCTGCCGCACCAGCCGGGGCGGGTGCGCCGCTACACGCTCGCAGCGCTCGACCGTGACATCGAGATCGCCTCCGGGGTGACCTTCCCCGCCTGGACCTACAACGGCACCGTGCCGGGGCCGGTGATCCGGGCCACCGAGGACGACATCCTCGAGGTGGAGTTCACGAACGCCGGCGCGCATCCGCACACGATCCACTTCCACGGCATCCACCCGTCGAACATGGACGGGGTGTTCGAGATCGTCGCGCCGGGCGAGAGCTTCACCTACCGCTTCCCCGCCCGCCCCTACGGGATGCAGCTCTACCACTGCCACACGCCGCCGCTGAAGAAGCACATCCACAAGGGCCTGTACGGCGCCTTCATCATCGACCCGCCCGAGCCGAGGCACCCCGCCCGTGAGATCGTCCTCGTGATGAACGGCTTCGACACCGACGGCGACGGCGAGAACAACTTCTACACCGTCAACGGCAAGGCGTTCTACTACGCGAAGTACCCGATCAGGGCACGCCGCTCGGAGACGTTGAGGATCTACCTCGCGAACCTGACCGAGTTCGACCTCATCAACTCGTTCCACCTCCACGGCGAGTTCTTCCGCTACTACCGCACCGGCAGCACCGACCAGTTCGAGTACACCGACACGGTGATGCAGTGCCAAGGCGAGCGCGGCATCATCGAGATCGACTGGCACAACGCGGGCCGGTTCATGTTCCACGCCCACCAGTCCGAGTTCACGGACCTCGGCTGGATGGGCTTCTTCGACGTGAGCGACGACTGA
- a CDS encoding ZIP family metal transporter yields MATDAVEPVRGGGWGARLLALLPILLLIGVASAYVSSGSAITDLIGTNPPPADEVEIRRVEFHPDEIRVLVRNPQPEDITVAVVTVDDAIVPFTTDGPGTIGRLRSTTIEIPYTWVEDDPYTVGVTSSSGIQTTFAVPAAVETPGIDGGSIGGYALIGFLVGVVPVALGMLWLPSLRRADPRWLAAFMALTGGLLTFLAIDALFEALALQAALPGALGGPGLVLLGAAVSYLGLSWVAHRLSRRGAAGAANAPLAGLALATMVAIGIGLHNLGEGLAIGSSFALGQLALGSFLVMGFMVHNVTEGLGIAAPIAEGRRVGLRHLAGLALIAGAPAILGAWIGGFLTNEVLAVLFFSIAVGAAAQVVVEVGRYIARRAPGGLGSGWVVGGFLAGIVVMYLTGLLVG; encoded by the coding sequence ATGGCGACCGACGCCGTCGAACCGGTGCGTGGCGGAGGCTGGGGCGCCCGCCTGCTGGCGTTGCTTCCCATCCTGCTGCTGATCGGCGTCGCCTCGGCGTACGTGTCCTCGGGGAGCGCGATCACCGACCTGATCGGCACGAACCCACCCCCCGCCGACGAGGTGGAGATCCGCCGCGTCGAGTTCCATCCCGACGAGATCCGCGTCCTGGTCCGCAACCCACAGCCCGAGGACATCACCGTCGCCGTGGTCACGGTGGACGACGCCATCGTCCCGTTCACCACCGACGGCCCCGGCACCATCGGGCGGTTGCGCTCCACGACGATCGAGATCCCCTACACATGGGTCGAGGACGACCCCTACACCGTCGGCGTCACCAGCTCGAGCGGGATCCAGACGACGTTCGCGGTGCCGGCCGCGGTCGAGACGCCGGGCATCGACGGCGGCAGCATCGGGGGATACGCCCTCATCGGCTTCCTCGTCGGGGTGGTGCCGGTCGCGCTCGGCATGCTCTGGCTGCCGTCGCTGCGGCGCGCCGACCCCCGGTGGCTCGCCGCCTTCATGGCCCTCACCGGCGGTCTGCTCACGTTCCTCGCGATCGACGCCCTGTTCGAGGCCCTCGCGCTGCAGGCCGCCCTGCCCGGCGCGCTCGGCGGCCCCGGTCTCGTGCTGCTCGGGGCCGCGGTGAGCTACCTCGGCCTCTCCTGGGTCGCGCACCGCCTCTCGCGGCGCGGCGCGGCGGGTGCGGCGAACGCTCCGCTCGCCGGCTTGGCGCTCGCGACGATGGTCGCCATCGGCATCGGCCTCCACAACCTCGGCGAGGGGCTCGCGATCGGCTCGTCGTTCGCGCTCGGCCAACTCGCCCTCGGTTCGTTCCTGGTCATGGGCTTCATGGTCCACAACGTCACGGAGGGCCTCGGCATCGCGGCGCCGATCGCGGAGGGCCGGCGCGTCGGCCTGCGCCACCTCGCGGGGTTGGCGCTGATCGCCGGCGCCCCCGCGATCCTCGGCGCGTGGATCGGCGGCTTCCTCACCAACGAGGTCCTCGCGGTGCTGTTCTTCTCGATCGCCGTCGGCGCCGCGGCACAGGTCGTCGTGGAGGTCGGGCGGTACATCGCCCGGCGGGCCCCCGGCGGACTCGGCTCGGGGTGGGTCGTCGGCGGGTTCCTCGCGGGGATCGTGGTGATGTACCTGACAGGGCTGCTGGTGGGGTGA
- a CDS encoding copper resistance CopC family protein, which yields MSFVACGVLMLALAPGSASGHSELLASSPRDGDRLAEAPPAVVLRFSEPLRRPILVRVRDARGREKVQAVRFTARKPRIVRAPLSALAPGRYRVQWIVIAADGFTQGGGFAFRLTP from the coding sequence TTGTCGTTCGTCGCCTGCGGGGTGCTCATGCTTGCGCTGGCGCCGGGGTCCGCCAGCGGCCACTCCGAGCTCCTCGCCAGCTCCCCACGCGACGGTGACCGGCTGGCCGAAGCGCCGCCGGCCGTCGTCCTTCGCTTCAGCGAACCTCTGCGCCGTCCGATCCTGGTCCGCGTGCGCGACGCGCGCGGCCGCGAGAAGGTACAAGCGGTTCGCTTCACCGCCCGCAAACCACGCATCGTCCGGGCTCCGCTATCCGCACTCGCCCCCGGGCGTTACAGAGTCCAGTGGATCGTCATCGCCGCCGACGGCTTCACGCAGGGCGGGGGCTTCGCCTTCCGGTTGACGCCATGA
- a CDS encoding signal peptidase II, which yields MFAAQRRHRARTRTRTVAICLVSLVAVTSDQLARWTVRAALPVGDHHRLAPGLSLTRTSNQGIAFGFFSGNGRLIAVLGAVTLVGLIAIAWPRISSSPAGLLGLVLLLAGALGNISERLLRASVTDYIDPLRWPAFNGADILISVGCAVVVWAVVRPPAQSDSLPRAGREPLPWDDLGRHPGGPHPR from the coding sequence ATGTTCGCGGCCCAGCGCCGGCATCGAGCGCGGACGCGGACGCGGACGGTGGCGATCTGCCTCGTTTCCCTAGTCGCCGTGACCAGCGATCAGCTCGCCCGATGGACCGTGAGAGCCGCACTCCCGGTCGGCGACCATCATCGGCTCGCCCCCGGTCTCTCACTCACGCGCACGAGCAACCAGGGGATAGCGTTCGGCTTCTTTTCCGGCAACGGCCGCCTGATAGCCGTGCTGGGGGCGGTGACACTTGTAGGGCTCATCGCGATCGCCTGGCCACGAATCTCGTCATCTCCTGCGGGCCTGCTCGGACTCGTACTCCTCTTGGCGGGCGCGCTGGGCAACATCAGCGAGCGCCTGCTCCGCGCGAGCGTGACGGACTACATCGACCCCCTGCGTTGGCCCGCCTTCAACGGCGCGGATATCTTGATCTCTGTGGGCTGTGCAGTGGTTGTCTGGGCTGTGGTCCGGCCCCCGGCCCAGAGCGACAGCCTGCCTCGCGCCGGTAGAGAACCACTGCCGTGGGATGACCTAGGCCGTCACCCCGGAGGGCCTCACCCCCGCTGA
- a CDS encoding murein hydrolase activator EnvC family protein, whose product MGPIVATACVAVVLFGTAVGLGAAQQPPDPAPVDERLERAQERLREARESERVLTGDVEAYGDQIRAVEARLAPLRTRSARLEEELAALRFRLGDLSRRLTDARERLAAAKEALARRQVLLARRIREIYVREEPGLIVVLLQSGSLSAAVESTELLQGIADRDAALARSVSVYADETRRSRDAIAKARREVAAAEARARDAAAEARAAKAELEEQRAGMATLLGERRALLAGVRGNREALELETRDLQARSARLAAKIQAAQSSPAASAPTSDTQAPPPSSSGFAWPVSGTLTSPFGPRWGRMHEGLDIAGSSGTPIRASAAGTVILAGWNGGYGNLVVVDHGGGLSTAYAHNSSISVSVGQSVAQGTVLAGMGTTGNSTGVHLHFEIRVNGAAVNPLGYL is encoded by the coding sequence GTGGGTCCCATCGTCGCCACAGCCTGCGTCGCGGTAGTCCTCTTCGGGACGGCGGTCGGCCTCGGAGCGGCTCAGCAACCCCCGGATCCGGCGCCCGTCGATGAGCGACTGGAGCGGGCGCAGGAGCGGCTGCGAGAGGCACGCGAGAGCGAGCGGGTCCTGACGGGCGACGTCGAAGCGTACGGCGACCAGATCCGCGCCGTCGAAGCGCGCCTCGCCCCCCTGCGGACGCGCTCCGCCCGACTCGAGGAAGAGCTGGCCGCCCTCCGCTTTCGGCTCGGCGATCTGTCGCGCCGGCTGACCGACGCGCGCGAGCGACTCGCCGCGGCGAAGGAGGCGCTTGCTCGTCGCCAGGTGCTGCTCGCCCGCCGCATCCGGGAGATATATGTGCGCGAAGAGCCGGGTCTGATCGTCGTACTGCTCCAGTCCGGCTCTCTTTCAGCGGCGGTCGAGTCCACCGAGCTCCTCCAGGGAATCGCCGATCGTGACGCGGCTCTTGCGCGTTCGGTGTCCGTCTATGCCGACGAGACGCGTCGGAGCCGTGATGCGATCGCGAAGGCCCGCCGCGAGGTCGCAGCCGCCGAGGCGCGCGCGCGGGACGCCGCCGCGGAGGCCCGGGCGGCCAAGGCGGAGCTGGAGGAGCAGCGGGCCGGCATGGCGACGCTCCTCGGGGAGCGCCGGGCGCTCCTGGCCGGGGTTCGGGGTAATCGCGAGGCGCTGGAGCTCGAGACACGCGACCTCCAGGCCCGCTCGGCCCGCCTCGCGGCGAAGATCCAGGCGGCCCAGTCCTCTCCGGCGGCCTCGGCCCCGACCTCAGACACACAGGCGCCGCCGCCCTCCTCGTCGGGTTTCGCGTGGCCTGTAAGCGGGACGCTGACATCGCCCTTCGGACCACGCTGGGGTCGCATGCACGAGGGGTTGGACATCGCAGGATCGAGTGGCACCCCGATCAGGGCGTCAGCCGCTGGGACAGTCATCCTCGCCGGTTGGAATGGCGGCTACGGCAACCTCGTCGTCGTCGACCATGGCGGCGGCCTCAGCACTGCCTACGCCCACAACTCGAGCATCTCCGTGTCTGTCGGGCAGAGCGTCGCCCAAGGCACCGTCCTGGCGGGGATGGGGACGACCGGCAACTCCACCGGTGTCCATTTGCACTTCGAGATCCGGGTCAACGGGGCTGCGGTCAATCCCCTCGGCTATCTCTGA
- a CDS encoding CPBP family intramembrane glutamic endopeptidase: MGLALVAGAAGIMVAGSALDPAVERRLEEVQPSGTAPWQLGLTLLALVVLAPLGEELLFRGLMLRALVRVLRFWPAAFVSAALFTAAHLDAYVLWP; the protein is encoded by the coding sequence ATGGGGCTCGCCCTGGTCGCGGGCGCGGCCGGGATCATGGTGGCCGGTTCCGCCCTCGACCCGGCCGTGGAGCGGCGCCTCGAGGAGGTCCAGCCGAGCGGCACCGCTCCGTGGCAGCTGGGACTCACGCTCCTTGCGCTGGTCGTGCTCGCCCCGTTGGGTGAAGAACTTCTGTTTCGAGGGCTGATGCTCCGGGCGCTCGTGCGGGTCCTCCGCTTCTGGCCCGCCGCGTTCGTCAGTGCGGCACTGTTCACGGCGGCTCACCTCGATGCATACGTCCTCTGGCCTTGA
- a CDS encoding undecaprenyl-diphosphate phosphatase, with product MSWFEAIILGITQGLTEFLPISSTAHLRIIPAFAGWEDPGALFTAVIQLGTTLAVVIYFWRDLTRITGVWLRSLRRPDLRGELDARMGWYIIIATIPIGVFGLAFNDQIETGARNLYLIGVVLIVLGLILMVAEMVGRKTRGLEEVTRSDAIWVGLAQALALVPGTSRSGATITAGLFLGLEREAAARFSFLLSIPAIVLSGLYGLTELISGDDDVAFGALAIATIAAFVVGYLSIAFLLRYLARHSTYIFVVYRVVLGAVVLILTATGTIS from the coding sequence GTGTCCTGGTTCGAAGCGATCATCCTCGGCATCACGCAGGGGCTCACCGAGTTCCTGCCGATCTCGAGCACCGCCCACCTGCGGATCATCCCCGCCTTCGCGGGCTGGGAGGACCCGGGCGCGCTCTTCACCGCCGTCATCCAGCTCGGGACTACCCTCGCCGTGGTCATCTACTTCTGGCGTGACCTCACCAGGATTACCGGGGTGTGGCTGCGGAGCCTCCGCCGGCCGGACCTGCGCGGTGAGCTCGACGCCCGGATGGGCTGGTACATCATCATTGCGACGATCCCCATCGGCGTCTTCGGCCTGGCCTTCAACGACCAGATCGAGACCGGTGCGCGCAACCTGTATCTGATCGGCGTCGTGCTGATCGTTCTCGGGCTGATCCTGATGGTGGCCGAGATGGTCGGCCGCAAGACGCGCGGACTCGAGGAGGTCACCCGGTCCGATGCGATCTGGGTGGGCCTGGCCCAGGCGCTGGCACTCGTGCCGGGCACGTCGCGCTCGGGCGCGACCATCACGGCCGGCCTGTTCCTCGGCTTGGAGCGTGAGGCCGCGGCGCGGTTCTCGTTCCTGCTGTCCATCCCCGCGATCGTGCTGAGCGGCCTCTACGGCCTGACCGAACTGATCTCCGGCGACGACGACGTGGCGTTCGGCGCGCTCGCCATCGCGACCATCGCCGCGTTCGTCGTCGGCTACCTGTCGATCGCCTTCCTGCTGCGCTACCTGGCGCGGCACTCCACGTACATCTTCGTCGTCTACCGCGTGGTGCTCGGCGCCGTCGTCCTGATCCTCACGGCGACAGGGACCATCAGCTAG
- a CDS encoding cytochrome c biogenesis CcdA family protein: protein MSEIGATAFAVAFTGGVLSFLSPCVLALVPGYLAFLSGVSVDRIPDQRRAVMAPTLAFIFGFALVFTLLGAGIGGASATLKDERRGLELVGGAVLIALGLLIMFGPRLGLGQREWRPLMWATGRGGRLSGGALTGVVFAIGWTPCIGPILGGILTFAATGQSPSGGAALLLVYSAGLGVPFLLTSIAFDRAVGVFGRVRRAGAALSLVSGAGLAAMGLLVASGQLAVITRELARFNQFG from the coding sequence GTGAGTGAGATCGGCGCCACGGCCTTCGCGGTCGCGTTCACCGGCGGGGTCCTGTCCTTCCTGTCTCCCTGCGTCCTCGCGCTGGTGCCGGGGTATCTCGCCTTCCTGTCGGGCGTATCGGTAGACCGGATCCCGGATCAGCGCCGCGCCGTGATGGCGCCGACCCTGGCGTTCATCTTTGGTTTCGCGCTCGTGTTCACCCTCCTGGGAGCCGGCATCGGGGGCGCCAGTGCGACGCTGAAGGACGAGCGTCGCGGGCTGGAACTCGTTGGGGGGGCGGTCCTGATCGCGCTGGGCCTCCTGATCATGTTCGGTCCCCGCCTCGGTCTCGGGCAGCGCGAGTGGCGTCCGCTCATGTGGGCGACCGGGCGCGGCGGGCGGTTGAGCGGCGGAGCGCTGACAGGTGTGGTCTTCGCCATCGGCTGGACGCCGTGCATCGGGCCGATCCTCGGTGGAATCCTCACCTTCGCTGCGACCGGTCAGAGTCCGTCGGGTGGCGCGGCTCTGCTGCTGGTCTATTCGGCGGGACTCGGGGTCCCGTTCCTCCTGACCAGCATCGCGTTCGACCGGGCCGTCGGCGTCTTCGGACGGGTCCGCCGCGCCGGGGCCGCCCTGTCCCTCGTCTCCGGGGCGGGTCTCGCAGCGATGGGCCTGCTGGTGGCCAGTGGACAGCTCGCGGTCATCACACGCGAGCTCGCGCGCTTCAACCAGTTCGGTTAG
- a CDS encoding TlpA family protein disulfide reductase has product MTDSDRADSEGPEKQWPARRLAFAVVASLIVAGVLGLLLVGLTAGGIDRSIDDAIARGELEAAPAFTLPVLANGSAVGKREGELLSLEELRGRPVVINFWASWCDPCRREAPALEEAWLAARQRGAVVLGIDVQDIRGNARAFIAEYGQTYPHVRDGSDKTSRAYGLTGLPETYFVDRAGRVRVHWIGEIDAAQIGEGLDLILPPKAP; this is encoded by the coding sequence ATGACGGACTCCGACCGCGCCGACTCGGAGGGCCCGGAGAAACAGTGGCCCGCGCGTCGCCTTGCGTTCGCCGTGGTGGCGTCGTTGATCGTCGCCGGCGTCCTGGGTCTTCTCCTCGTCGGTCTGACGGCCGGAGGGATCGACCGGAGCATCGACGACGCGATCGCCCGGGGCGAGCTCGAGGCGGCTCCCGCGTTCACCCTCCCCGTCCTGGCCAACGGTTCGGCGGTCGGAAAGCGCGAGGGCGAGCTCCTGTCACTCGAGGAGTTACGGGGGCGACCGGTGGTCATCAACTTCTGGGCCTCCTGGTGCGATCCCTGCCGACGAGAGGCGCCCGCCCTCGAGGAGGCCTGGCTCGCGGCGCGGCAACGGGGTGCAGTCGTGCTGGGGATCGACGTCCAGGACATCCGCGGCAACGCGCGCGCCTTCATCGCGGAGTACGGACAGACCTACCCGCACGTCCGGGACGGCAGTGACAAGACGTCCCGCGCCTACGGACTCACCGGTCTGCCGGAGACCTACTTCGTGGACCGAGCCGGCCGTGTCCGCGTCCACTGGATCGGGGAGATCGACGCCGCCCAGATCGGAGAGGGTCTGGATCTGATCCTCCCGCCCAAGGCACCGTGA
- a CDS encoding heparan-alpha-glucosaminide N-acetyltransferase: MQVRSGFPKTFRRRTPSQVPAGAARPGPDRLWEIDALRTVAIAMMVAYHVAYDVNLLGPSIAVDPFGGGWRALQVATGSTFLLLVGMSLSIANARSRGRGVTGWALYRRHLRRASQVAAAAAAVSIATWLVLGDEWVRFGILHCIAAAMVIAPLLVPLGMWNVALGAAAVAAGFIIRDLPPTDISGLVILGVPRSGGAGVDWYPLLPWIGPALFGVALGRALYPGGRRGTWGRGLGEPRWARAVARPGRHALPIYLAHQPILIALVAVALMLVGAEVSWAAFE, encoded by the coding sequence ATGCAGGTGAGATCCGGCTTCCCGAAAACCTTCCGACGTCGAACCCCGTCGCAGGTACCGGCCGGCGCCGCCCGGCCCGGGCCCGACCGGCTGTGGGAGATCGATGCGCTGCGGACCGTTGCGATCGCGATGATGGTCGCGTACCACGTGGCCTACGACGTCAACCTTCTCGGGCCGTCGATCGCCGTCGATCCGTTCGGTGGAGGCTGGCGTGCGCTCCAGGTCGCAACGGGATCGACGTTCCTGCTGCTCGTCGGGATGAGCCTCTCGATCGCGAATGCCCGTTCGCGGGGGCGCGGCGTCACAGGTTGGGCGCTCTACCGCCGACATCTCCGGCGCGCCTCACAGGTCGCCGCGGCCGCAGCCGCTGTCAGCATCGCGACGTGGCTGGTGCTGGGCGACGAGTGGGTTCGCTTCGGGATCCTCCATTGCATCGCCGCGGCGATGGTCATCGCCCCCCTCCTGGTGCCGCTCGGGATGTGGAACGTCGCGCTCGGGGCGGCGGCGGTGGCTGCCGGGTTCATCATCCGCGACCTGCCGCCGACCGACATCTCCGGCCTCGTGATCCTCGGAGTACCCCGGTCGGGTGGTGCCGGTGTCGACTGGTACCCGCTCCTGCCGTGGATCGGTCCCGCCCTCTTCGGCGTGGCGCTCGGGCGAGCGCTCTACCCCGGCGGTCGCCGGGGGACCTGGGGACGGGGTCTCGGTGAACCCCGGTGGGCGCGTGCGGTCGCCCGGCCCGGGCGCCACGCGCTGCCGATCTATCTCGCGCACCAGCCCATCCTCATCGCGCTGGTCGCGGTGGCGCTGATGCTGGTCGGCGCCGAGGTGAGCTGGGCCGCGTTCGAGTGA
- a CDS encoding heavy metal translocating P-type ATPase has protein sequence MAPAAAVELTMTDPGDCRACADRLREGLSNHRGIVGVEPIAGRDAIMVSYDPDLCSLDCLDATAKELRIDLEGAYQHRVCRLEGMDCADCAQTIERAVTRMDGVTNVAVSFPASTMRVEYQPAVIDFPRIAGRVGRLGYQVEGAGEQGSRRRLATWANREHTTMLAAVLLGLALLVDFATGLTAIPLYAAAALVGGLPLARSGVAALLATRRPDINLLMTIAVIGAAVIGAWLEAALVVVLFATGELLESRAVDRARRELASLVSLAPETARVRRRRGSGPLALVQEIDVDVAEVMVGEVVIIRPGERIPIDGVVREGASAVDQAPITGESTPVDKVVGDPVFAGTLNAQGLLVVQTTTAPGDTTLARIGKLVTEAQGRKSPSERWVDAFARWYTPAVVGAAVLVATVPTLLGVDFSASFYAALALLILACPCALVISTPVAIVSALGRASAAGVLVKGGAHLEQAASIRAVAFDKTGTLTEGRPRVAAIEVMEGSEEDLLGVAATLEAGSEHPLARAIVQEARDRGVSVGAVEGFEALTGLGARGRIDGRTVVIGDPRLFGTLPGAVVDAVDALRARAQTAVVVGVDDTVLGAIGIADTLRGEASEAVSDLRRLGVGSIVLLTGDNAKTAAAMAAAAGIDDVRASLLPQDKAAAIAELGDGVAMVGDGVNDAPALAAASIGFAMGSAGSDTAIEVADVAIMGDDPRKVAGLIGLSRWTKSVVRQNIAFSLGTKLIAAGILAAGALPLWGAVVADVGASLVVVVNGLRLIRGRPAGSLRSVPLLQPASKQPQPVDVGPGGACDATAHAGGCCEPKAAAHDHADHLAGNHDPKESLRG, from the coding sequence ATGGCGCCTGCCGCCGCGGTGGAGTTGACGATGACGGACCCGGGGGACTGTCGGGCGTGCGCCGACAGGCTGCGGGAGGGCCTCTCCAACCATCGGGGGATCGTCGGCGTGGAGCCGATCGCCGGCCGTGACGCGATCATGGTCAGCTACGACCCCGATCTCTGCTCGCTCGACTGCCTCGACGCGACCGCGAAGGAACTCCGGATCGACCTCGAGGGGGCCTACCAGCACCGGGTCTGCCGTCTCGAGGGCATGGACTGCGCCGACTGCGCGCAGACGATCGAGCGGGCCGTGACGCGGATGGACGGCGTCACCAACGTCGCGGTCAGCTTCCCCGCGTCGACCATGCGGGTGGAGTACCAGCCGGCGGTCATCGACTTTCCGCGCATCGCTGGGCGGGTCGGTCGGCTCGGCTACCAGGTGGAGGGCGCCGGGGAGCAGGGTTCTCGTCGCCGGCTCGCGACCTGGGCGAACCGCGAGCACACGACGATGCTCGCCGCCGTCCTGCTCGGCCTGGCTCTCCTCGTCGATTTCGCGACCGGGCTGACGGCGATCCCGCTCTACGCCGCCGCCGCCCTCGTCGGCGGACTCCCCCTCGCCCGCTCCGGGGTGGCGGCGTTGCTCGCGACGCGACGGCCCGACATCAACCTGCTGATGACCATCGCCGTCATCGGCGCCGCGGTGATCGGCGCGTGGCTCGAGGCCGCACTCGTCGTCGTCCTGTTCGCGACCGGCGAGCTGCTCGAGTCCCGCGCGGTCGACCGGGCACGGCGCGAGCTGGCGAGCCTCGTCTCGCTCGCCCCCGAGACGGCACGCGTGCGACGCAGACGGGGCAGCGGCCCCCTCGCGCTCGTGCAGGAGATCGATGTCGACGTCGCCGAGGTGATGGTCGGCGAGGTCGTCATCATCCGCCCGGGTGAGCGCATTCCCATCGACGGCGTGGTGCGCGAGGGGGCATCCGCGGTCGACCAGGCACCGATCACCGGCGAATCCACGCCGGTCGACAAGGTCGTCGGCGATCCGGTGTTCGCCGGCACGCTCAACGCGCAGGGCTTGCTCGTCGTGCAGACCACGACCGCCCCGGGCGACACCACGCTCGCACGCATCGGCAAGCTGGTGACCGAGGCACAGGGGCGGAAGTCGCCGTCCGAGCGCTGGGTCGATGCCTTCGCGCGCTGGTACACGCCGGCGGTCGTGGGCGCCGCGGTTCTCGTCGCGACGGTGCCGACGCTCCTCGGCGTCGACTTCTCGGCATCGTTCTACGCCGCTCTGGCGCTCCTGATCCTCGCATGCCCGTGCGCTCTCGTGATCTCCACCCCCGTCGCGATCGTGTCCGCCCTCGGCCGCGCTTCCGCCGCCGGCGTCCTGGTCAAGGGCGGCGCCCACCTCGAGCAGGCCGCTTCCATCCGGGCCGTCGCGTTCGACAAGACGGGCACGCTCACCGAGGGCCGCCCAAGGGTGGCTGCGATCGAGGTGATGGAGGGAAGCGAGGAGGACCTCCTCGGCGTGGCCGCGACCCTCGAGGCGGGCTCCGAGCACCCGCTCGCGCGCGCGATCGTGCAGGAGGCCCGCGATCGGGGCGTCTCGGTCGGGGCGGTCGAGGGATTCGAGGCCCTCACCGGACTCGGCGCGCGGGGCCGCATCGACGGGCGCACCGTCGTGATCGGCGACCCGCGTCTGTTCGGGACGCTGCCCGGCGCGGTCGTGGACGCCGTGGACGCCCTCCGTGCCCGCGCGCAGACGGCGGTGGTGGTGGGCGTCGACGACACGGTCCTCGGGGCGATCGGCATCGCGGACACGCTCCGGGGAGAAGCCTCCGAGGCCGTCTCCGACCTGCGTCGGCTCGGCGTCGGATCGATCGTTCTCCTCACGGGCGACAACGCGAAGACGGCGGCTGCGATGGCCGCCGCGGCCGGGATCGACGATGTTCGGGCGAGCCTGTTGCCGCAGGACAAGGCGGCGGCCATCGCCGAGCTCGGAGACGGGGTCGCCATGGTCGGCGACGGCGTGAACGACGCGCCGGCCCTCGCCGCCGCCAGCATCGGTTTCGCGATGGGCAGCGCCGGAAGCGACACCGCGATTGAGGTCGCCGACGTGGCGATCATGGGGGACGACCCGCGCAAGGTGGCCGGCCTGATCGGCCTCTCGCGCTGGACGAAGTCCGTCGTGCGACAGAACATCGCGTTCTCGCTTGGAACGAAGCTGATCGCGGCCGGGATCCTCGCGGCCGGTGCGCTGCCGCTCTGGGGCGCCGTGGTCGCGGACGTCGGCGCGAGTCTGGTCGTCGTCGTCAACGGCCTGCGGCTGATCCGGGGTCGCCCAGCCGGATCGCTTCGCTCCGTGCCGCTCCTGCAACCGGCGTCGAAGCAACCGCAACCCGTCGATGTCGGGCCGGGGGGCGCGTGTGACGCGACCGCGCACGCCGGCGGCTGCTGCGAGCCCAAGGCTGCGGCGCATGACCACGCCGACCACCTCGCCGGCAACCACGACCCGAAGGAATCGCTCCGCGGGTGA